In Exiguobacterium acetylicum, the genomic stretch TCTATTCCTACTTTAAGCAATTAAATATGTGAGATTGTCGATTGAGGAATGAAAAACAGTTGCAATTTCTTTCAAATTTCTGTAGAGTGTATAGAAATATCAACGCTCAGAAAGGAGTTTTTCATTCATGGCATTAACACTCGTTACGATTCTTGATCATCCGATCGCTCAAAAATATTTATCTCGTTCTGGCTTGAATCATGCGATTTCAGTAGCCGAGCGCGCACTGACGCTTGCTACGAAACGCGGCTTAGATGCAGACACTGCTACGAAAGCAGCACTCTTACATGATATCGGTCATTACGAATGGTATACCGATGGCACTTGGAACTATGATTTATATCGCCAAAATGATATTCATGCCATTAAAGGAGCTGAACGTGCTCACAAACTATTGATTCGTCTTGGTGAAGAACCAGCACGTGCAAAAGAAATTGCTCTCGCTGTTCTTTTGCATACGGATTCTTATCTTCCACCAGGTGCAATCAATCGAACACCTCTTCAACAACTTGTTCATGATGCGGATACGCTGGAAGAACAGCCGGGCGGACTCCATCATTACGAAAAAATTGACTTTGAAGAAGCCATGCGTCGTCTTGATGCAATCGATGCAGTCGTCCATCGATTTGCTCATCTACCGCGTATCGCATCAGAAAATTAAAAGGCATTTCCACGATCAACGTGGAAATGCCTTTTTGCTTTAACGATTATACAAGTTGCGCTTGATACGCTTCAAGTTCTGCATCCGTCATCGAAACGAAGTGACCTGGTTCGATTTCACGAAGTGGTGGAATGCTCGAATCTTCATCCGATTTCCCAACCGGTCCACTCGTCGGACGATCAAAGATGATCCGTTTACGTGTCCGCTCGTGCTCTGGATCCGGAAGCGGAATCGCAGATAAAAGTGACTTCGTATAAGCATGAACAGGATTCTCATACAGACGATCCGCATCACACAATTCAACGAGGTGACCCTGATACATAACACCAATCCGGTCTGAGATATACTTAACCATCGATAAATCGTGGGCGATGAACAAGTATGTCAAACTGCGATCACGTTGCAGTTTTTTCATCAAGTTGACGACTTGGGCTTGAATCGATACGTCAAGTGCTGAAATCGGCTCATCCGCAATGATGAAGTCCGGCTCTACAGCAAGTGCACGTGCGATACC encodes the following:
- a CDS encoding HD domain-containing protein, translating into MALTLVTILDHPIAQKYLSRSGLNHAISVAERALTLATKRGLDADTATKAALLHDIGHYEWYTDGTWNYDLYRQNDIHAIKGAERAHKLLIRLGEEPARAKEIALAVLLHTDSYLPPGAINRTPLQQLVHDADTLEEQPGGLHHYEKIDFEEAMRRLDAIDAVVHRFAHLPRIASEN